AAATATACATCTTCTATTATCTTGATTAGCAATTACTCAGTTCTGAGTAAAACTTTGTAAATATTGGAAAGGGTGAATTAAGTTACCAATGAATTTAAATTGAagcaaaaaacattttttttactctagAAAACATATAGCTATGACTTATGGTGTTTTCAATACACtgctgaaaaaattctgaGGAAATGTAACAGTGGATTCAGAGGTATGTATGGGACCTAATGTCGCCAGGTAGAAATATTGTATACAAAGTGTTGTTATggcaacgatgaaaaaaaggaggccAAGTCCGACCGTGTAGAGAGGGTACGTTAATCAAGGTTTTGTAATATTAAGGAAATAAACTATTATTAGTATCGTaaagttatgaaaatttctcaattataatATTGATTTGTCAAAAAAGTAgtcgtaaaatgaaatattgagGCATAAATATGCGGACCTATTTAGGCCCATTAGATTATTGGAAAACATTTATGAACGGAATAATGTAGAATGGTAAACTCAGCTATTATTTATGAGGACACGACGTGGCGTCTCAATTCGTGTATACATGCACATTGACATTTTctgaatatatacatagttaaactgaataataaattcatcctCCCTTATACTTGGAAGATCTCACGTACCGACTCTAAATATACTTTCATTGGCATGATAAAATTAGTAGCCACGAAATTTACATCGTCAATCATTTGCAAGCAAATCATGCACTTGGATAACAATACCTCGATATAGATCAACGGCACCCacatgaaacaaaattttcaattcctgaAGTCTTTTAACCTAGTTACGCAGTTTGTGAATGAAAGTTACCGTAAACTCCTAATGAGATGTAGTCATTGCTTCCGATGAAACCAACAGATTCCTAGAATCGGGTTACAGACAATTGCATCAGATTACGCAATAGCACTGGTAAACtcaattgataaaaatgactCAAATATGTTCACTAATTTTGTTTCAGATCTTGGAACCTTGCATTTGATCATAGtttcttattcatttctcatgaaaattatgaagCCAGATACTAGCATCCCATGGGTGTCGGTGGTCAAGATTATCTAGGCCATATCTTCCTCGATCCTTGAACTTTTTGTGTGAATTGTACATTTGTATCGGAATGCCGAGAGGTTCCAAGTACAAATAAACTTAAGCAGACTTGTGAGATAATTTCAAGGTATGATGACCATTGCACCGTTGCATCGATACTGCTTCGATCTTGTCCTCTGTACTCATTCAGTGGATCGATTCATCTAATTGTATGTTATATTCATTGCAGGTGAGAGAAGTACAGGAAGTTTGGATCAACACCATTCAAACAATGATGAGTTATCAGGAATTCGAATGACCTCATAGATGTACACGATGCTTAGCTACTAGATTGTTACAATAAGTAGCGTTTCGCGTCATTGTGAATAAATTTCCACCCATATGAGACGGTGGATCGAATAGCCAAGGACTTGCATAACGCGACAATCGCCACATTCCTACGATCGGTAATTATTTAGGTCGGCCGGAATCGCGGCTTTCATGATCAATAGTGATATTGCAAAAAACATGGGCGTCATAAAATCCCGACTTTATAGCAGACCGTGTAATTCACCGAGCGAACAATCGAGACTAACATTTAATAAAGTATACGTTCTTATCGCTACGTTACTTGCGTGTAGTCGGTGAAATTTATCGGTAGATAACCACACTAATAGGACTATATCTGCCATAAgttcaaatataaatataaatcgtATCTGCCAGACGATCGTTTTTTAAAACCACCGTCCAGTCCCATGATTTCGATACTTGTCGGACCGGTCGGCAAATCATAATTACGACACTTCCTAAGTAGACGGATGAGAAAGCGATCGGaaagactaaaaaaaattgaacactaAGCGAGAAAAGGATTTCGAACGCCGCGAGACAATTATGTAATTTCAGATTGGATGCGGAAATTATTCTACAATTCAAAACCAACCAACAATATTGCGTCAGAATCCTCCCTGTTAAGTGTACGTACGATTGGCTATTCGCTTTCGAAGCTGTATTTCGTGCAGTTGGAATTTTCGGTCTGAAAATTATTGCAATTTACACCGATAAATTCGAGTAGTAGGTGGGGACACGTGGCGCATGGTTTCTTACAGGGGAACCGAATAGAGAAAGAGGTAATTTTGAGATCGTTATACTCACATTGTTAGAGATTTTCAGAACCATTTTTGGCTGTGATATCGAATCAACGTAATTGATTTATCGTTGTAATTAAATTTACGATTCGCACGGTGCGTCTTGCACTTCCAAAGGTCGAAAACTATCACTCGACCCGAACAACGTCAACTCTGCAAAGGTCGGAGTCGAACTAACTAGTTGTGTTGGCTAAATACACGGTGATGGGTAAAAAGCAAAGTTTAGAGGCAAagggtatattatacctatatatgtataggtgaaAAGTGAGCGCACATAGGATGAAATGACGAATAGAGAGGCCGCGATCCTGCAGTCCAATCGTGAGAGTAAATGGACAGGGGCGGGCTTTACGAAGATTTACGAACCGACACGaacttgaaataatattaaagaaaatggattggacaaaaaaaattaaataaatatatagggTCATATCACCTCTCATTTCTCTCGATTCTTTGgcagattttttcctcttagcgccttcgtttattttaattacctaCGCTCTTTACTGCCAGGTTTTATTACTCTGTCGTTATCATGTAgcgaatacatatacatgtatacacgatATAGGTGTGCATTGCGATGTGTATCGAATGTGCTGTGTACGGAACGAGAGAGATTGTTCCGCAATTTTTAATGGTCACTTTGCGAACTGACTACGCCCACCGGCTAACTATATTAACTTCGATGAAAtcatcgattgaaaatataacCTTATTCCACACATGATTCATGATCGCTTGTATCGAATGTACGAGGAAAAGGGCTGAACTCCAATGATCGACAAAATCATTCTTCTGCTTCAGCGGATTTGTACttggtttttagtttttttagcTCTTTCAAATCGTGTAGACGCATCGGCCAAAGAAACGATTAAATTCTCTAGCGTTAATTGTCATTTTGTCGCAAATCATTGACGATGAGTACGCATTTATTCTTGGCGTGATGCACTGATGATgcaatgtttgaaaaaaacgagcgTTTTTGATTTCGCGAGATACGCGGCGCACGCGGCAGGGGGTTAAAATTGCGGACCTTGAAGACCACCCGCCTCCCCCAGCCGCGGCGctgatgaaacgaaaaactcTGAGAGGAACAAAGTTGAAATTACTCGTTTTTTAAACAATTGCCAACTAATATGGAAGCCATTTTTAAATGTCATTATTTCAAACGTCAAATTGTCAACATTGAAGAAGTTATAATTTCTCTACGTTACGTTGGGCCTTAAAACTACTTAAATATACTTTGATGTCCAGTATCCCCTCAAAAAATAAGATTGATGATATCCTATTCAAGCGCGGGATGTTAAATATTGATTTTGAAGGTAgagcaaacaaacaaatcgCTGATGTAATATTGTCCCGTCTTGACTATTAtacattgtacatacgtacagtaAATACTCAGATTTTGTATCTATGGTTTTAgtgtgaaattattatcggGGCGTCGTTCACCGATCAAGGTCCTACAAGATAGGCTTTTGAATCTTACACTTTGCATTTTCCCTACTGCCATTTCCCGGAAACTACGAATTCTTTATctgcatacgtatattattattattaatcgcaTTCCGATTATTACCAACCGGATGGTCATCatatgaatgaattttcgtcATTCTATCCCCTTTATTATCCAATGTGAATCTCGGATACACGAATATTTGATCCGCTTTTCGCCTTGGAAACGTGCATAATAGCCAAGTTACCGATGTTTTAGTTATAGCGGAAGGTTTTATGGAGAAATCAAAAACGTGCACGCGGTATAGAGGAAATAGTTGGAGCAATGATTTAGGGAAAAATGGTTCATTTTTACGCCTGGTCTTGATGTTGGatcgaatttgaattatttgaatgaTAATTTGTAGCAAGATCGTGCCGCAGCCGGATTGGCgccgattaattttttaccccttCGGCGATCTACGTATAGTCGGTATAGGGTAAACTTTGTTATATTGATTTGCCCGAGATCTGCCGAATACATACGCCTTCCTGGAACGACGCAAACTCGGGTTTTGcatagatataggtatgcaatatgtatacctgcagGTATATACCACCTTGCTACATTCGCAACTTCCGTTTTAGAACCTGATTCCTGGTAATTTTGAGCTCTGCGGTCAGCGTTACTGCAGTAGCAATGTCAGAAGAGGATGACCTCGAGTATTACATTAAATTTCCAACGCCTTATCCACCGACCCCGAAGGACTCATCGTCCGGGAATTCCCCCGCTGCTGCCGTCGAACCCCATGAGGAATTTGTCTTCGTTTATGACGAAGATAAATTGCCGGTTGTCATACTGTTAGGGTGGGCCGGCTGCCAGGACAAATATCTTGCCAAATACAGCGCtatatacgaagaaaaaaggtataACTATATCCTCGATTACTGAACAGGTTTATCGGTTAAATGTTGCATGTCATCCCATGTCCCAAACATGTCATAAAACAGGGAGAAGAATTATAAATCCAGGAtgtttcattcattaattattatcaggCTCTAAGAAGTCATTCTCATCTTCCTTACTGTCAAAAGTTCATGGTTTTTTGCCTGTGTGACATTACAAACAAAGTACATTTCACGTTCCATGACCGGAATACTGGTATCGTCATAGATTTTACAGTTTCACTATTTTGCCTCTCAGCAATTACTAGTCAAGATTAGCTCTGCCAGAGATGCAAGTCGTAAGGGTAATGGTCATAACATGAGGAAACTATTTCATACAATTATGAATAGAAGAAACCTTTGCCATAGATCTTCACAATCGTACTCTCATATATCTATGCAACTACACATTGAGTAGAATTAAATTGaacgatggagaaaaaaaacctttgtTATTTTCAGCTGTATAACGCTCAGGTACACTGCCCCGGTAGAATGTTTGTTCTGGAAACGTCACAGGATGAGGGATATAGGAAGGAGACTTGTTCAAGTGGTCTATGATATGAATTTGAATGAACatccgatattttttcacgtcttcAGCAATGGAGGAGCCTTTCTATATCAACATGTTAGTTTAGCTATGCAGCAGCTAGAAACGCAATTGAAGGTCAGTTGTGAACAATGATAACAAATATGGGGACTAATGTCCATTTTACCTATAGGTGAAAGGTGTAATATTCGACAGCGCACCGGGTGAACGAAGAATAACTTCCTTGTTTCGAGCCATTAGTGCGATCCTTGGTGGACATCCCATCACCAATGTACCGATGTCCTTCGCCATCACGCTCTTCCTTTCAATTCTGTGGCTTTATGAGGTATTTAGAATCTGAGTTTCAGACATTTTTAGGTTTAATCATCTATGGTATAATCATTCAGCTAATTAGGTTGCAACTTGAAATCCGAATTTCACTTTTCCAATCTTTTAGATTGTATCAAAATCCTGGAAGGACAGTTGTGCACTTCCGACAAACCCTATAGCACTTGCCGAAGAAATTCATTCATGGCCTCAACTATTTCTTTACTCCAACACCGATGATCTCATACCAGCCAAGGTGACCAATTATTACTTGATTATGTGACGACACAAGTTCATATCTTCTCATAAGCCATTGTCTTCTGGTTGATAGGATGTGGAAATATTCGCCAGCCGCCGAGCAGAGAGAGGAGTACGAGTACAAATGGTCAGATTTACAGACTCGCCTCATGTGAAACACTACGCCATGTATCGTGAGGTTTATGTAAATACGGTGTGCAGCTTTATTCACGACTGTTTGCTATCCGGTGATGAAGATATCAAGCCAGCTGACAATCATGGAGAGCCTTTCAAACGACCTGGACTAACAAAAAGAGTTGTCCTTCCAAGCGAGGCTTCTAAGCCGTTGATCTAAAGTAAAGTATAGCCAGACAAAAAAACGTCAGGCACAAAGTAGATCGAGAAGAAATTATTGATTGTATATTACCGATGTATAATCTTCATCAGAGAATGTATCTGATAAACTTGTGCACAACTTAAAACGCTTAGTTAGATGGTATCACAAAACCAGAAATAATCCTGTTTCGTGAATATTATAGCTCCGATCTCAAGACAGCTGTGTCTGCTTTATTTTGATTTGTGTGACAactctcattttttctgaaatttttattttttaatcagcTGCGTCTAATGAATGTAACTAAATCTGAAAATGATCAACTCGTAATGATGCTGCGGGACAGATCTGTAATTTCTAAACGTAATATGAATTGTTATCGAAGGACATATTTCTGAATGAACAGTTTTTAGAGCTGTCCAAATGAGACCGTTTCCCTCATGGTGAGGTGTATCGAAAATTATGTTAAAACTGTTCGATGCTAATAatgaaaagacgaaaaaaaggctATGGAAAACTCACAAAGTTAGATAGCATGTAAGCGAAATATTACGTAAACACAATATTATAAACATTCTTCAGAAAAATATATGATTGTCTGCCACGCATGTCAGAATTCTCGATGCAAGTGGATGAAAACGTGACGCGctctgaatgaaaataatgtgaCAGAATtagcaattattttattaattgagGTTGTAGGTAGCAAATTGTTCGGCTCTGTCAGTCCTGTGACCTCTGCTAAGCACAGCCACTGTGAATCTACTTCCGACAAATACTCTTAACGTATGCAATTTTAAGGATGTTCTGtgcttttgaaatttgaaaaacttgactcgatagaaataaatttgGAACTATAGGTGTAGCATGTGTTACTGTGTAAAGCGATGCTTTTACATCGAGGTCATCAGGCAAAGTAATGTAACTAAATTTACAAGAATATAATCAAGCGGGTCTTGATTTTCTTTGCCGTAGATAGTCAATCAACGTCCAAAttgtcgtatttttttttttcgcttcgatgATTCCATTTGTGAGAAGCCGAGGCCATGTATGAACGACTTTTTCTTTAATATTATAAATGGTCAAATGAgttgtatttatttcttcttaaATAAATTGTTAACGACTGCATGAGTATATTTCAATCTGTTGTTTAGTTACAAATAAAGACTGAAAAATGCCCTTAGATTGGATTTTGTTTAATTCGTTTTATAGAGGAATTCGTCGCCCGTAATGATAATATGT
This region of Athalia rosae chromosome 7, iyAthRosa1.1, whole genome shotgun sequence genomic DNA includes:
- the LOC105687488 gene encoding transmembrane protein 53, which encodes MSEEDDLEYYIKFPTPYPPTPKDSSSGNSPAAAVEPHEEFVFVYDEDKLPVVILLGWAGCQDKYLAKYSAIYEEKSCITLRYTAPVECLFWKRHRMRDIGRRLVQVVYDMNLNEHPIFFHVFSNGGAFLYQHVSLAMQQLETQLKVKGVIFDSAPGERRITSLFRAISAILGGHPITNVPMSFAITLFLSILWLYEIVSKSWKDSCALPTNPIALAEEIHSWPQLFLYSNTDDLIPAKDVEIFASRRAERGVRVQMVRFTDSPHVKHYAMYREVYVNTVCSFIHDCLLSGDEDIKPADNHGEPFKRPGLTKRVVLPSEASKPLI